From Aedes albopictus strain Foshan chromosome 1, AalbF5, whole genome shotgun sequence, one genomic window encodes:
- the LOC134290626 gene encoding protein FAM133-like, which translates to MKKIPGGAVFSQSQTSSSAAPAAVKQENSFSEHLVTLLKKERFGSPTDRAMPKRKRLVDIQPGESVSAEHAAKIMSRIKTETTDSNDDDRENVSPKKKKKKDVSGEESMKKVSSEESKKENVPPKKKKKKSVYGKEDKTMIQDETKKSRKIMHSRSTKEITAKATNFANRKKLLR; encoded by the coding sequence ATGAAAAAAATACCCGGAGGTGCAGTGTTCTCGCAGTCGCAAACTTCATCTTCAGCAGCACCTGCAGCTGTTAAGCAAGAAAATTCATTCTCTGAGCATCTAGTGACGTTGCTCAAAAAAGAGCGTTTTGGATCACCCACTGATCGGGCCATGCCGAAAAGAAAACGGTTGGTGGACATCCAACCAGGTGAGAGTGTCTCTGCCGAACATGCTGCAAAAATCATGTCAAGAATAAAGACTGAAACAACAGATTCAAATGATGATGACCGTGAAAACGTTTCccccaagaaaaagaagaagaaggatgtcTCTggagaagaatccatgaagaaggtGAGCTCAGAAGAATCGAAGAAAGAAAATGTTCCccccaagaaaaagaagaagaagagcgtctATGGAAAAGAGGACAAAACAATGATCCAAGATGAAACGAAGAAAAGCAGGAAGATAATGCACAGTCGATCGACGAAGGAGATTACCGCCAAAGCAACAAACTTTGCAAATCGCAAAAAGCTTTTGCGTTAA